Genomic window (Mycoplasma leachii PG50):
TAATTAGTTTGTTAACTATTAAAAAAGCTTCAGAACCACTAACTCTAATTAAAGCAATAGCTTGAGTTGAAATATTTGTAGCAGGGGCAACTACTGTATCATTTATTAACATAAAATCATCTCTTTTCTCAATTAAATTATATTATTTAAATTCACAAGTTTACTGCTTAAAAACTTGTATTTAATAATCATTAAAATGAATATCTTTAATTTTATAATTATTGTCATATAATTTGCATTTAAAATTGAGCCATTTAAAAAAACTGTATAGTAAAATAAAATATATATATTTAATAATTTATTAACAAAGGAGAACTATGGCTGAAAAACAACAAGCAACAGTTTATCATATCACACCATATGATGGTAAATGACAAGTAAAGGGTGTTGGAAACACACGCCCTACTAAATTATTTGACACACAAAAAGAAGCCATTGCTTATGCTAATGAACTAACTAAAAAACGTCAGGGATCAGTAATTATTCATAGAACTACTGGTCAAGTTAGAGACAGTATTAATAACAAAGTAAAGAAAAAATAATATAACTTTATAAGACTACTCAACCATTTTTAATACTAATATGGGTATTCTTTTTTTTATTATTTATTCTTATATATTTTAAGTAGTTTTAATAAACTAAAGGAGAGAAATGAAAATCTTAGCTATTGAATCAAGTTGTGATGAATTTTCTATTTCAATTATTGATAATAACAAAATTCTAACTAATATAATTTCTTCACAAATAAAAGATCATCAAATATTTGGTGGAGTTGTTCCTGAATTAGCAGCTAGATTACATGTTCAAAATTTTAATTGAGTTCTAAAAGCAGCTTTAAGTCAAGCTAATTTAGATATTCAAGAAATTGATTATATAGCTTATACAAAATCCCCAGGATTAATTGGATCTTTGATTGTTGGAAAACTTGTAGCTGAAACTATTAGTTTATATATAAACAAACCAATTTTAGCTTTAGATCATATTCAAGGACATATTTTTGGAGCTAGTATTGAAAATGAATTTATATATCCAGTTTTAGCAATGGTAGTATCTGGTGGTCATACTCAAATTGAAATTATTAATTCTGCAAATGATTTTAAAATTATTGGATCAACTAGAGATGATGCTATTGGTGAGTGCTATGACAAAGTTGCTAGAGTTTTAGGGCTTTCTTATCCAGGAGGATCTATTTTAGATAAATTAGCTTTAAAAGGAAATAAAGATTTTTATTCATTACCTGTTTTAAAAGATGATAATAGTTATGATTTTTCTTATTCTGGATTAAAAACTGCTTGTATAAATTTAATTCATAATCTAAAACAAAAAAATCAAGAAATTAATTTAGAAGATTTTGCAGCTAGTTTTCAATATACAGCAACAAATATCATTGAAAAAAAACTAGAAAAAGCAATAAAAGAATTTTACCCAAAAACTCTAACTGTTGCTGGTGGAGTAAGTGCTAATAGTGAAATTAGAAAAATAGTTTTAAAATTAGGTCAAAAATATAATATTAAAAATACATTTGTTCCTAAAATGAGTTATTGTACTGATAATGCAGCTATGATTGCTAAATTAGCATATGAAAAAATTCTTTTAAAAAACAAATTATAATAACTTTAAAAAGAAAGATTATTATGACACATAAACAAAAAAGAGCTCTTATTAAAAAAACGGGTAATAAAATATTTCGATCGATAAATATTTCATTTCTTAAATTTCATAAATTATTAGAAACTTCAGTAGATTTTAAAAGATCTCATTCTAAAAAACATATTTATATGAATCCTGAAATTAATAAAAGAAATAAAGTAATGAGATTATTTTTTAAACACAAAGAATTAGAGTTTAAAATCAATGATAATCTAATTCCAGTTAAATTTAAAACTAGTGATAATATAACAATTTCAGCACTTAAATATATTACTGATCATAATTCTAAAAAATGAATTATTGTAAGCCATTGATTTTCTGGTGATAAATATTGAAGTTTATACTGATCAAAAGAATTTATAGAACTTGGATATAATGTGTTAGTTTATGATTTTAGAAATCATGGTGATTCAGAAGAGACCCAATTTGTAACAATGGGATTATTAGAAAGTAAAGATTTAGTTGCTGCTATTAATTTTTTAAATAAAACTGAAAATATACAAATTATTGGTTTAGTTGGTTTAAGTATGGGTGCTTTTGTAATTAATTATCTAACTTTAACAAAACAAAAATTCTTAGAAGAAAGTAAAGTTAAATTTATTATTAGTGATAGTAGTTATGCAACTATTAGTTCTTTAATAAGTAAATTACAAAAATTAACAATTAAAAGATTTTTTTTAAAAAAATATGATATTTACTTAATTAAACGAATTTTAAAAAAACAAAAAGATTTAACTTTATCTGATTGAAATGAAATGAATTTATTTAATAAATTTGAAAAGCAAAATATTAGTCCAGCTAAAATTCCAATTTTATTTATTCATTCAATTGAAGATAAAATTACTAGTCATAATGATTCAATAAGAATGTTTATAAATAGAAAAAAATTTAACTTAAATGATGAAATTTTAATTTATGAAACTTCTAAACATTGCTTAAGTTTAAAAGAGCATTATTATCAAACTATTTATAGAATTTTACAATTTGAAAACAAGATTATAAAAGATAATAATAAAACAAATAGAGCTTTAGAAAAAATGGGAATTACTGATAAAATCATTCTAAATAATTTTAATGAAAAAAAAGAAATTTCAACATTTTTTTATAAATATTAAGGAGTAGTAAATGTTAAAAAATATTAAGCTGATTGTTACAGATCTAGATGGAACTGTTTTACATCATGGAAAATTAGCAAATGATATTGATAAACCAGTATTAGAAAAAGCTATTAAAAACAATATTCATGTAACAATTGCAACAGGTCAACCTTATAAATCAGCAAAACCTAGAGCAGATTTATTTAATATAGGTCAACATGTTGATTTAGCTGTTTTAGCTAATGGAGCTTTAATTTCAAAAATCAGTAGTTTTGAACCAGTTTATGTAAATAAAATTGATAATGCTATTGTTAATAAAATGGTTAAAAAATTAACTGAATTAAATATTTGTACAGTTATATTTACAGCAACAGCTAGTGATGTTTATTGAAACAACATTCCTTTTGAAGTTGAAAGTATGAATAAAAGAAATTGATTTGATAGATTTAATAAAACAATATGTTCTACTGATGGTAATTTTGATTTTATTGATCCAGTTCAGATTATGATTTTTGTTCCACTAGAAAAAAACAAAATTCTAGAAGATTGATTTAAAGCTGAAAAATTAGATGATCATTTAACAAGTATGAGAAATCATATTGAAACTATTCCGATTTATGAATTTACAAATATTACAGCAACTAAAGGAAAAGCTATTAAAAAAATGGCTGAAATCTTAAATATTGATATTAATGATGTTGTAGTATTTGGTGATAATATGAATGATATGACAATGTTTGAAGAAATCCCAAATTGTGTAGCTGTAGAAAATGCAGTTGATCAAATTAAACAAAAAGCAAAATATATCACTGATACAAATATAAATGGTGGTGTAGGTAAATTTATAGAAAAATATATTTTAAATTAGGAGATATTATGGAAATCAGACAAATATTTGAACAACACTCTGAATTACTTGATAAAGAAGTTGAAATAATTGGTAGGGTTAGATCTAATAGACAAGGTAAATTTGTTTCATTTATGATTTTAAATGACGGAACAACTTTTACTGATTTACAAGTAGTTTATAAAACTAAAACTAAAGGATATGAACAAGCACTTCAAGCAAGAGTTAGTTCAATTGTTAAAGTTGTTGGAAGAGTTGTTTTAACCCCAGAAAAACAACAAAAATTCGAACTACAAGCTGATGTTATCGAACTTATTGATCAAGCAATTGAAGATTATCCACTACAAAAAAAAGAACACACAACTGAATATTTAAGAGAAATAGCTCACTTAAGAGCAAAAACAAAAACTTTTAATGCTATTTTTAAAATAAGATCTGCTGCTGCTTATGCTATTCATAAGTTTTTTAATAACAAAGGTTTTGTTTACATACATTCTCCAATTATTACTTCAAATGATGCTGAAGGAGCTGGGGAAGCTTTTTTAGTAACAACTAGAGAAGATGCAGATTATGAAAAAGACTTTTTTGCTAAAAAAGCAAGTTTAACAGTTTCAGGCCAATTACATGCAGAAGCGTTTGCTCAAGCTTTTAAAAAAGTTTATACATTTGGTCCTACTTTTAGAGCTGAAAACTCAAATACTGTAAAACATGCTGCTGAATTTTGAATGATTGAACCAGAAGTTGCTTTTGCTGATTTAAAAGATAATATTCAACTAATTCAAGATATGGTTAAATATATCATTAATTACATTTTTAAACACAATAGAAGAGAATTAGAATTTTGTAATGAACACTTAGAAAATGGGTTAATTGACAAATTAAATAGTGTTAGAAATTCAGAATTTAAAGTTACAACTTATACTGAAGCAATTGAAATTTTAAAACAAGCAGTTGCTAATGGTCACAAATTCGAAGTTTCAGATATTGAATTTGGATTAGATTTAGGAACTGAGCATGAAAGATATATTTGTGAACAAGTAAATAAAGCTCCAACTTTTGTAACTAATTATCCAAAAGAAATTAAAGCGTTTTACATGAAACAAAATGATGATAATAAAACTGTTGCCGCTGTTGATTTGTTAGTTCCTGGAATTGGTGAATTAGTTGGTGGAAGTCAACGTGAAGATAATTATGAAAAACTAATCAAAAGATGTAAAGAAGTAAATATTGATATTGACCAATTAGAATGATATAACAATTTAAGATTATATGGATATTATAAATCAGCTGGATTTGGTTTAGGATTTGAAAGATTAGTTATGTATATTACTGGAGCATCAAACATTAGAGATGTTATTCCATTCCCAAGAACTCCAAAAAACTTATTATTCTAATTAAAAAAACAAATGCAATTTTATAATTGCGTTTGTTTTTATTCTCAAAAGTTTAAGCACAAAATATGAAAAAATAGTGCTTTTTTACTTATTTACTTATGAAATAGTTTTTAAATTGTGAAATATTTTTTATATTTTTAATAGGTTTTATAAAAGGTTTTTATTAACTATATTGCTTATTTGATTTCTTATATAATTAAGTTATATAATAAATATCTAACTTTCTAAATATTTATATTTAGTTTGTAAAAATAAAAATGGAAAGAGAATAATAAATTATGAAAAAATTACTATCATTAATGGGAGTTAGCTTAATAGCTTCTAGTGCTACTGTAGTTACGGTTGCTTGTGGTAAAAGAGAAAATGAATTAAGAGTTGTATTTATTCCTTCGCAAAACCAAACTGAAGTTGAAGCAACAATAGCACCACTAGGAAAATTATTAGCTGAAGAGTTAAAGAAAAAAGCTGAAAAAAGAGGAACTAAATTTGATAAAAGAGTTAAAATAACAACTAGTCAAAATTATGAAATCGCTGGTCAATCTTTAGCTAATGGAAATGAAGATATTGCGTTTCTGCCTGTAAATACTTATTCAGCTTATAGAGGTGACAAACAATCTGATGAAACATATGATAAGCTAGGAGTTTTACTAACCGCTGGAAGATTAGGAGTAACTCCAGAAACTACACTTTATGATTTCAAGGGCAATAACAAATTTGATAATAATAAAGCTACAGCACATATAAATGATGAGGTATCTTTTAAGCTAATTAAAAATTATAAAGAGGAAGTTTCAAAAGCCAAACCTAGTGATGAAAAGGATGGATATTCAAAAAAAATGTATGACTCTCAAAATCCAACAATTTATTATAGATCATATGTTTTTGCAAATATTCCAATTTTAAAAAATCTAAAATTGAATGAAACCGATTCAAATAGTCAATGAAAAGGAAAATCATACCACGATGTTATTGACGAACTTTTAAAAAATAATAACCAAGCCAATAACCAAGCCAATAACCAAGCTGATAATGTTAAAAAATATAAAAAAGTTCTTAAAATGCTTATACTTGATCCTAAAGTTAAAATTGGTATTGGAAAATCTAAGACTTCAAGTTCTGGATTTTTATACCCAATTTTATGACTTAAAGAATTTGTTGACCTAACTGAATCTGAAATACTTCAAATGTTGACTAAAAAAGATACTGAAAGAAGAATTGTAAAAGCTTTATCATATACTGAATCTGCTACAACTATTGGAAATAAAGAAGCAAAACCAGAAAATAGTCCATATGCAATTACTTTTGGTTTTTCTGATATTCGTTTTAGAGATCGCCAAACAGATGGTAAAACCGAAAATGAAGTAAAAGAAGAACGTAAAAATGAAATGAGTTTATTTAAAAACTCAATGGTTATAGGTGCTTCTCAGTCAATTTATAATGATGGTATTTCTTATTCTAAATCAAAAAAATCTGTTCTTAGAGATGAAAAACTTTTAGAAGATGTAAGAGAATCATTCGTTGATCTAATTAACAAAAATGAAGAAGCTAAAAAAATATTTAAAATTTACAATCATGTAACATACGTTCGTCCTGAAAAAACAATAGATAAAGAAATTTCAAAATTTAATGAAAAAATTGATTCTATAAAGAAAATGGTAAAAAATATTAGTTGATAGAAATTGGTAAATAATGATACTATTTAATAATGTAAATAAAGTTTGACCTAATGGAAAACAAGTTTTAAAAAATATAAATTTAGAAATTAATAAAGGTGAATTAGTTGCAGTTATTGGATTATCTGGAGCTGGAAAGACAACACTTTTAAAAACTATTAATAAAATAAACGATATTTCTTCAGGTGAAATTATCATTGATTTTGATAAGACAAAAGATCATTATGAAATAACTAAAACTAGAGGAAAAAAACTCCAAAAGCTTAGACAAAAAATTGGTTTAATGTCTCAAGAATATAACAATATTGCAAATAAAACGGTTTTACAAAATGTCTTAAATGCTAGAGTAAGTAGTCAAAAGGGAATTAACAAGATTATTGGTTTTTTTAAAAGAGAAGATAAACTAATTGCTTTAAATTCTTTAAATAAGTTAAATCTATTAGATTATGCATACATAAGAGCTGATAATTTAAGTGGTGGCCAACAACAACGTGTGGCATTAGCTAGAACTTTAGCTCAACAACCTTTTTTAATAATTGCAGATGAGCCAGTTTCTGCTTTAGATCCAATTCTTGCAAATCAAGTAATGAAAGATTTTAAAAACATTAATAAAAAAGATGGAATTACTGTAATAATCAATATTCATCATGTTGATCTTGCTAAAAAATATGCAACAAGAGTTATTGGATTAAATAATGGAGAAATTGTTTTTGATGATGTTCCAAGTAAATTGAATGCTCAGGCAATGAAAAAAATCTATGGAGAATAGATAATGTTTAATAAAAAGATAATTAAGGATAGAAATTTATTTAAAATAGAAAACCAATATACAAAACCACCAAAACGAATTTTTACAACTTGTTTTACTATTGGAGTAATAATATTTGTAGTTTTAGGGTTTGTTTTAGCTGATGAAAGATGAAGTGAGTTTTTTGATAATTTTGATAAGTTAATTAATCTTTTTAAAGATTTTTTTAAATGAGATCTTAATAATTGAAATCAAAAACATGGATTACCAAACACCTTTTTAGAAACTAGTTTTTATAATTTATGACAAACTATTAAACTGTCATTTATTGGTACTTTTTTAGGAATAATTTTATGCTTGCCTTTTTCAGTATTAGCTTCAAGAAGTATTATTTCAAATAGATATGTTAATAACATTTCTAGAGGGTTTTTAGCAATATTTAGAACTATACCAAGTTTTGCGATGGCTATGATTATAACTGGTTATTTTTTAACTGGTTATGGATCATCTGTAATTGGTATTATATTCTTTTCGTTTTCAGTAGCTGGTAAATTATTTTATGAAAAAATAGAACAAATTGATACAAAAGTATTCACTACAATGCAAGCTACTGGAGCAAATAAATTTCAATCATTTAAAAAAGCTGTAATTCCACAAATTTCAACTAATTTATTATCAATTTCTCTATATACTTTAGAAACTAATATTCGTTATTTTTCAGTTATTGCAATTGTAACAGGGTTAGATAGTTATGGAGATTTAATTAGAGCAACACTTGATTCTTCAGAATATAATAAGGCTGGTTTCTTATTAACAATATTTGCAATAACTATTTTACTAATTGAATTATTCATATTTTTAATTAGAAACTACATAATTGAAGAAAAAGACTTTTT
Coding sequences:
- the phnC gene encoding phosphonate ABC transporter ATP-binding protein; translation: MILFNNVNKVWPNGKQVLKNINLEINKGELVAVIGLSGAGKTTLLKTINKINDISSGEIIIDFDKTKDHYEITKTRGKKLQKLRQKIGLMSQEYNNIANKTVLQNVLNARVSSQKGINKIIGFFKREDKLIALNSLNKLNLLDYAYIRADNLSGGQQQRVALARTLAQQPFLIIADEPVSALDPILANQVMKDFKNINKKDGITVIINIHHVDLAKKYATRVIGLNNGEIVFDDVPSKLNAQAMKKIYGE
- a CDS encoding HAD family hydrolase; this encodes MLKNIKLIVTDLDGTVLHHGKLANDIDKPVLEKAIKNNIHVTIATGQPYKSAKPRADLFNIGQHVDLAVLANGALISKISSFEPVYVNKIDNAIVNKMVKKLTELNICTVIFTATASDVYWNNIPFEVESMNKRNWFDRFNKTICSTDGNFDFIDPVQIMIFVPLEKNKILEDWFKAEKLDDHLTSMRNHIETIPIYEFTNITATKGKAIKKMAEILNIDINDVVVFGDNMNDMTMFEEIPNCVAVENAVDQIKQKAKYITDTNINGGVGKFIEKYILN
- a CDS encoding Vmc-like lipoprotein signal peptide domain-containing protein: MKKLLSLMGVSLIASSATVVTVACGKRENELRVVFIPSQNQTEVEATIAPLGKLLAEELKKKAEKRGTKFDKRVKITTSQNYEIAGQSLANGNEDIAFLPVNTYSAYRGDKQSDETYDKLGVLLTAGRLGVTPETTLYDFKGNNKFDNNKATAHINDEVSFKLIKNYKEEVSKAKPSDEKDGYSKKMYDSQNPTIYYRSYVFANIPILKNLKLNETDSNSQWKGKSYHDVIDELLKNNNQANNQANNQADNVKKYKKVLKMLILDPKVKIGIGKSKTSSSGFLYPILWLKEFVDLTESEILQMLTKKDTERRIVKALSYTESATTIGNKEAKPENSPYAITFGFSDIRFRDRQTDGKTENEVKEERKNEMSLFKNSMVIGASQSIYNDGISYSKSKKSVLRDEKLLEDVRESFVDLINKNEEAKKIFKIYNHVTYVRPEKTIDKEISKFNEKIDSIKKMVKNISW
- a CDS encoding DUF2188 domain-containing protein, with product MAEKQQATVYHITPYDGKWQVKGVGNTRPTKLFDTQKEAIAYANELTKKRQGSVIIHRTTGQVRDSINNKVKKK
- the asnS gene encoding asparagine--tRNA ligase — encoded protein: MEIRQIFEQHSELLDKEVEIIGRVRSNRQGKFVSFMILNDGTTFTDLQVVYKTKTKGYEQALQARVSSIVKVVGRVVLTPEKQQKFELQADVIELIDQAIEDYPLQKKEHTTEYLREIAHLRAKTKTFNAIFKIRSAAAYAIHKFFNNKGFVYIHSPIITSNDAEGAGEAFLVTTREDADYEKDFFAKKASLTVSGQLHAEAFAQAFKKVYTFGPTFRAENSNTVKHAAEFWMIEPEVAFADLKDNIQLIQDMVKYIINYIFKHNRRELEFCNEHLENGLIDKLNSVRNSEFKVTTYTEAIEILKQAVANGHKFEVSDIEFGLDLGTEHERYICEQVNKAPTFVTNYPKEIKAFYMKQNDDNKTVAAVDLLVPGIGELVGGSQREDNYEKLIKRCKEVNIDIDQLEWYNNLRLYGYYKSAGFGLGFERLVMYITGASNIRDVIPFPRTPKNLLF
- the tsaD gene encoding tRNA (adenosine(37)-N6)-threonylcarbamoyltransferase complex transferase subunit TsaD codes for the protein MKILAIESSCDEFSISIIDNNKILTNIISSQIKDHQIFGGVVPELAARLHVQNFNWVLKAALSQANLDIQEIDYIAYTKSPGLIGSLIVGKLVAETISLYINKPILALDHIQGHIFGASIENEFIYPVLAMVVSGGHTQIEIINSANDFKIIGSTRDDAIGECYDKVARVLGLSYPGGSILDKLALKGNKDFYSLPVLKDDNSYDFSYSGLKTACINLIHNLKQKNQEINLEDFAASFQYTATNIIEKKLEKAIKEFYPKTLTVAGGVSANSEIRKIVLKLGQKYNIKNTFVPKMSYCTDNAAMIAKLAYEKILLKNKL
- a CDS encoding alpha/beta hydrolase; its protein translation is MTHKQKRALIKKTGNKIFRSINISFLKFHKLLETSVDFKRSHSKKHIYMNPEINKRNKVMRLFFKHKELEFKINDNLIPVKFKTSDNITISALKYITDHNSKKWIIVSHWFSGDKYWSLYWSKEFIELGYNVLVYDFRNHGDSEETQFVTMGLLESKDLVAAINFLNKTENIQIIGLVGLSMGAFVINYLTLTKQKFLEESKVKFIISDSSYATISSLISKLQKLTIKRFFLKKYDIYLIKRILKKQKDLTLSDWNEMNLFNKFEKQNISPAKIPILFIHSIEDKITSHNDSIRMFINRKKFNLNDEILIYETSKHCLSLKEHYYQTIYRILQFENKIIKDNNKTNRALEKMGITDKIILNNFNEKKEISTFFYKY